Genomic window (Bosea vaviloviae):
CTGACGCTGCTCGTCATCGTGCTCAAGACGGCGGATCAGAAGAGCCGGCTGTTGCGCGTGGTCGCGCCGCTCGGTGTGCTCTTGCCCTCGGGGTTGGGCTTGAAGATCGACGACAAGGATATCGGCCGGGCCGGCTTCGTGCGCTGCCTGACCACCGGCTGCGTCGCCGAGGTGGTGATGGACGACGCGCTGCTCGGCCAGCTCAAGACCGGCAAAAGCGCCACATTCATCGTGTTCCAGACACCGGAGGAGGGCGTGGGCATCCCCGTCTCGCTTTCCGGATTCGGCCCCGGCGTGGAGACCTTGCCGTGATTGACGCGACATTCAGCCGGCCGCACTGGCTGATCCTTCCTGTCTTGTGTGTCGGCCTCGCCGGCTGCGGCTCGTCGGGCTCCTCCTCGGGAGAACCGAGTGCGTTCCAGAAATTCAGCAATGTCGTGATGTTCCAGTCTACGACCGTGCCGCCGGCTCCGCCGAGGACACAGGGCGAGGTCCAGAAGGAGCGCCAGGACGAGGAAGAGTCGCTGGTCTGCCCGGAGGTGATCATTGCCGATGGCGGCGCCGCGATGCGCGCCCAGTCGGGCCCTGACAGCGGCAGCTTGCGCCATCAAATTTCGATTCTGAATGTTGCGCGCGAATGCACGGCGACGGGCAATGGCGGCTATAATCTCAAGGTTGGCGTCGAGGGCCGGGTGCTGCTCGGCCCGGCCGGTGCACCGGGCAGCTATTTCGCGACCCTGGTGACCACGGTGACACGCGGCACGACCTCGGTGGCGCGCCGCTCGGCCCGCGTCGGCGGCACGATCGCCAGCGGTCAGGGCGGTACCGATTTCTCCTATGTCGAGCAGGGCATCGTGGTTCCGCCCGGCCGTGGCGATGTCGAGATCACCGTCGACCTCTCGCCCGCGGGCGCCGCGACGGCCGCCCACAGGCGGCGTAGGTAAGCGTTTTCGAGCGAAGCGGTTACCGGTTTGTGTGAGAAAACGGCGCTAGCATTGCGTGGAAAATCGCGGCGCCTGCCGCGAAACAAGGCAGTCGCCCGATTGACTCAAGGGCTGCCTCCAGTATGTCTGCCTTCAGCCGCACATCCCCGCGGGAGAGACCGGGTTCGGACTTGTCCGGATTCGGCGCCGAAGGCGCAACCGCCCCGGAAACGCTCAGGCAAAAAGGACCGCTGGGGAGTTGGCGCTCTGGAAAGTGGCGGAAGCGATTCCGCCCACCGACGGGTGTAACCTGTCCGGCTGACGACGCCGGTACGGGGAAATCTCTCAGGTTCCGAGACAGAGGGGGCGCGCTCCGGACAGTTCCGTCCGGGGCTTGCGCTTGACTCTGGAAGGGGCCCTCCATGGCTGCCGAAGCCGATACCGCGATTGCTCATGCATCGCCCGAGACCCCATCGCTCAAGACTGCGCTCCATTCCCGCCATGTCGCGCTCGGCGCCCGCATGGTGCCTTTCGCCGGCTACGACATGCCGGTGCAGTACCCCAGCGGCATCCTGACCGAGCATAACTGGACGCGTGAGAAGGCCGGGCTCTTCGACGTCTCACATATGGGCCAGGCCTTCCTGGTCGGTCCCGATCACGAGACCACGGCGCGCACGCTGGAAGCCCTGATTCCCGCCGACATCCTCAATCTCGCCCCAGGCAAGCAGCGTTATTCGCAGCTCCTGAACGAGGAGGGCGGTATCCTCGACGATCTGATGGTGACGCGCTCGCTCGACCTCGATGAGGACGGCGCGCTCTATCTCGTCGTCAACGCCGCCTGCAAGACCGAGGACTACGCCCATATCGAGGCGCGGCTGCCGGCCAATGTGAAGCTGATCCGGGCCGAGCATCGCGGCCTGATCGCGATCCAGGGACCAGCCGCCGCCGAGGCGCTGGCCGTGCTCGCGCCCGAGGCCGCCGAGATGGGCTTCATGACCTCGCGCAGCATGAAGGTCGCCGGCATCAAGGCCAATCTCAGCCGCTCCGGCTATACCGGCGAGGATGGCTACGAGATCTCGGTTGCCGCGAACAAGATCGGCGAGATCTGGGACACGCTGCTGCTCGACGCTCGCGTCAAGCCGATCGGGCTCGGCGCGCGTGATTCGCTGAGGCTGGAGGCGGGCCTGTGCCTCTACGGTCATGACATCGACACCACGACCTCGCCGGTCGAGGGCGCGCTGACCTGGTCGGTCCAGAAACGCCGGCGCGAGGAGGGCGGCTTTCCCGGCGCTGCCCGCATCCAGCGCGAATTCGCTGAGGGGCCCGCGCGCGTCCGCGTCGGCCTGCTGCCAGAAGGCCGCGCTCCGGCTCGCGAGGGCGCCGAGATCGCCACGCCCGAGGGCGAGATCGTCGGCAAGGTGACCTCTGGCGGCTTTGGCCCGAGCCTGAACGCGCCCTGCGCCATGGGCTACGTCGCCAAGGCGCACTCCGCTCCTGGCACGCGGCTTGATCTGATCGTGCGCGGCAAGCCGTTGCCGGCGGTCGTCGCCGCGATGCCCTTCGTGCCCAACCGCTACAAGCGCTGATCCCCATTCCCTTTCCAGGAGACAAGACCATGGCCGAGACCCGCTACACCAAGGACCACGAATATATCCGCATCGAGGGCGACACCGGCACGGTCGGCATCAGCGACTACGCCCAGGCGCAGCTTGGCGACGTCGTCTTCGTCGAATTGCCCGCCATCGGCAAGGCTGTGACCAAGGGCGGCGAAGCGGCCGTGGTCGAGAGCGTCAAGGCGGCGTCCGAGGTCTATGCGCCGGTCTCCGGCGAGGTCGTCGCCGTCAACAGCGAGCTCGAGGCCTCGCCCGGCACGGTCAATGAGGATCCGGCCGGCAAGGGCTGGTTCGTCAAGCTCAAGCTCAGCGACGCCGCCGAGCTCGAGGGCTTGATGAGCGAGGCCGAGTACCAGGATTACGTCAAGACGCTGTGAGGCTCGGCGCTCCGTCATTCCAGGACGGAGCCCTCGGGTCCGATCTTCGATCGGCCCAAGGATAAACGCCACGGAGATCCGAGAATCTCCTGACGAGACGTCTCTGGTTCACGAGATGCTCGGGTCAAGCCCGAGCATGACGCCATTCAAGGGAATTCCCCATGCGCTACCTCCCCCTTACCGCCACCGACCGGCTCGACATGCTGGCACGCATCGGCGTTCCCGATGTCGATGCGCTGTTCAGCGACGTACCGGCCGGCAAGCTCCTGACCGCGCCGCTCGATTTAGCCCCAGCCAAGGGCGAGCTCGAGGTCGAGCGCATCATGGGGCGCATCGCGGCCAAGAGCATGGCGGCCTCCTCGGTGGCCTTCTTCGTCGGGGCCGGGGCCTATAAGCATCATGTCCCGGCGACGGTGGACCACCTGATCCAGCGCTCGGAATTCCTGACCAGCTACACGCCCTACCAGCCCGAGATCGCGCAGGGCACGCTGCAATATCTCTTCGAATTCCAGACCCAGGTCGCGGCGCTCACCGGCATGGAGGTCGCCAACGCCTCAATGTATGACGGCTCGACCGGCACCGGCGAAGCTGTGCTGATGGCTCACCGCGTCACCAAGCGCCGCAAGGCCCTGCTGTCGGGCGGCCTGCACCCGCATTACGCCGAGGTGGTGAAGACGCTCTCCGAGATGGCGAGCGACGAGGTCGTGGCGCTGAAGCCCGATGTCGAGGCCAATGAGGACATCCTCGCCCAGATCGACGATGAGACGTCCTGCGTCGTCGTGCAATCGCCCGACGTCTTCGGCAATCTGCGCGACCTTGCTCCGATCGCCGCGAAGGCGCAGGCCCATGGCGCCTTGCTGATCGCGGTCGTCACCGAAGTGGTTTCGCTCGGCGCGATCACCTCGCCCGGCGAGATGGGGGCCGACATCGTCGTCGGCGAAGGCCAGTCGATCGGCAACGCATTGAATTTCGGCGGCCCCTATGTCGGGCTCTTCGCCGCCAAGTCGAAATATGTCCGCCAGATGCCGGGCAGGCTCTGCGGCGAGACGGTGGACGCTGACGGCCAGCGCGGCTTCGTGCTGACGCTCTCGACCCGCGAGCAGCATATCCGCCGGGACAAGGCGACCTCGAACATCTGCACCAATTCCGGCCTCTGCGTGCTCGCCTTTACCATCCACATGACGCTGCTCGGCCAGGCCGGGCTGTCGCGGCTGGCCGAGGTCAACCATGCCAACGCGGTCAAGCTCGCCGATATGCTGGGCGGGGTGAAGGGCGTCACCGTGCTCAACGAGAGCTTCTTCAACGAGTTCACCGTGAAGCTCTCCAAGCCCGCCGCCGAGGTGGTCGAGGCGCTGGCCGAAAAGGGCGTGCTCGCCGGCGTGCCGGTCTCGCGGCTGTTGCCCGGCGCTGGGCTCGACGATCTGCTGATCGTGGCGAATACCGAAGTGAATACGGATGATGATCGTGACGCCTTCGTCGCGCGGCTGCGCGAGGTTCTCTGACGTTTAGTAACGGAAGGAACGGCTCTCATGTCCCTGCACGCTATCATCGCCCGCCGCCAGCGCGCGCTCATCGCCTCGTGGGTGCGCAACCCGCTTGTGCAGGTGCAGGTCGAAGCGCCCGGCGCCCTGCCAGGGCTGGTCTTCATCTCGGATGCCGGCGAGGCCGGCATGGCCGGTGGAGTCGGCCGGCGCGACGAGCGCAATGTCGCCATGGTGACCAGGCCCGGCGATCCCGATACGCAGGCGAGCTGTTGGGTCGCGGCGCGTTATTCCGGTTATCGCTCAGCCTATCTGGCGTTCATTCGCGAAGCCTATGGCGTCAGGGCGACATCCGTTGAGCTTGCCGGTTTCGATGTCGACCATCTGCTCAATCGCGCCAGAAGCCCGCAGGATTCGAGCTTCATCCGCATCGAGGCGATCCCGGCTGCTGCCAATCAGGATTGGGGGCGGCTGTTCGAGAAAGCCGCCTCGGATCCGCGCTTCTATGCCAACCAGGCGCGCGAGCGCCGTACCATGAGCTGGGTGATCTGCGCCAAGCTCGCCGGCCAGGCACCGCCGAACGGTCCCGGCGACCAGGCCGGGATCAACCGCCTCGTACAGTATTTCGTTTCGATCGGGCTCGACGCGGCGGAAGCGCGCGACGGCCTCAACTCGATGCTCTCATTCGCCTACAAGTTTCGCTGATCGGACATAAACACCATGCTCAATCGTCAGGGACGTCCCACCCAGGCCGGCGAGGCTGCCAGCGAGCAGCACGCCACCTTCACCGGCAACAAGGCTCTGCAGCAGATCGAGCCGCTGATCTTCGAGATCGGCCATCACGAGACGACGGGTGTCGATATCGATGCGCCCGCGCCGTTCAAACCGCGCCTGGGCAAGCATGCGCGCAAGGACGGTATCGGCCTGCCCGGTCTCTCCGAGCCCGAGGCGATGCGCCATTATGTCCGCCTCAGCCAGAAGAATTACGGCATCGACACCGGGCTCTTCCCGCTCGGCTCCTGCACGATGAAGCACAATGCCCGCCTGAACGAGAAGATGGCGCGGCTGCCGGGCTTCTCCGACTTGCACCCGCTCCAGCCGCTCTCGACCGTGCCCGGCGCGCTCGACGTGATGCTGCAGCTCTCGCATTACCTGATGACGCTGACCGGCATGCCGGCGGTGGCGCTGTCGCCGAAGGCCGGCGCGCATGGCGAGGCTTGCGGCATGATGGCGATCAAGGCCGCCATCGCCGCCAAGGGCGAGGGCGCGACCCGCAATGTCGTGCTCGTGCCGGAATCGGCGCATGGCACCAACCCGGCGACCGCGGCCCTGATCGGCTTCTCCGTGAAATCCGTACCGGCCCGTCCGGACGGCACCGTCGCTGTCGAAGACGTCAGGGCGCTGCTCGGACCCGAGATCGCCGCGATCATGCTGACCAACCCCAACACCTGCGGCATCTTCGAGCCGCAGATCGTCGAGATCGCCGCCGCGATGCATGAGGCCGGCGCCTATTTCTACTGCGATGGCGCCAACTTCAACGCCATCGTCGGCAAGGCCAAGCCCGGCGATCTCGGCGTCGACGCCATGCACATCAACCTGCACAAGACCTTCTCGACGCCCCATGGCGGCGGCGGGCCGGGTGCGGGGCCGGTTGTGCTGTCGGCGCGGCTCGCGCCTTACGCACCGGTGCCCTTCATCCATGTCGAGAACGGCACGCCGCGCCTGATCGAGAACAAGGACGATGCGCCCGCCGGCAACCAGCCCTTCGGCCGCATGACCGCCTTCCACGGCCAGATGGGCATGTATGTCCGCGCGCTTGCCTATATGCTCAGCCACGGTTCGGATGGCATGAAGCAGGCCTCCGAGGATGCGGTGCTCAACGCCAACTACATCCGCGCCGGCCTGTCGGACCTGATGTCGCTGCCCTTCCCGGACCACCCCTCGATGCATGAGGCGCTGTTCGACGACGAATGGCTCAAGGGCACCGGCGTCTCGACGCTCGATTTCGCCAAGGCGATGATCGACGAGGGCTATCACCCGATGACGGTGTACTTCCCGCTCGTCGTGCATGGCGCGATGCTGATCGAGCCGACCGAGTCGGAATCGAAGGCCTCGCTCGACCTCTTCATCGCGACGCTGCGTGACCTCGCCATGGCGGCGCAGGGCAACGACAAGGCGCGCTTCACGGCAGCCCCTCACCACGCCCCGATCCGCCGCCTCGACGAAACCCGGGCCGCGCGCCAGCCGGTGCTGAAATGGGTCAAGCCGCAGCCGATCGCCGAAGCGGCGGAGTAGCCCCTCGTCATTGCGACGAGTCTGGCGACGAAGCGATCCAGGGGCCAAGCGAGCCTCCTGGGTTGCTCCGCTGTGTGCGAAATGACGGCCTCGCCTGAAACGTTCCGATACGTAATTCTCTCCCGGCCTTAAGGCTTCCTTGACCATATGCGAGGGAAGCTTTGCGGTGCGCCTTCGGCGCATTGTGGGACACTTCCATGGCCGTGCGTTTCGTCAAGATTTCCGTCGCCGCTGCCTTTGCCCTTTTCCTGGGGGCGGCAGGCGCGCGCGCCGAGCAGCCGAGCTACGGCCCCAACACCTATGACCGCACGCTCGAGGCGCTGATCGCGCATGAGGACATCGCCAATCGCGGTGGCTGGCCCAAGGTGCCGGGCTCGGTTTCGAGCCTGAAGCCCGATGCGCAGGGACCCGACGTCACCATCCTGAAGCAGCGATTGATGCTGAGCGGGGATCTGGCCCCCGAGGCTCTGCCGGGCGATGTCTATGACGCCGCCGTCGTTGCCGCCGTGAAGCGCTTCCAGCTTCGCCATGGCCTGTCGGATCTGGGCACGGTCGGCCGGTTGACGCTGAAAGCGATGAACGTACCGGTCGAGATGCGCCTGAACCAGCTTACCGCCACGCTGGAGCGGCTGAAGAGCAACGGCTTCGCCTTCGCCGAGCGCTATGTCGTGGTCAATATTCCCGGCGCCAGCGTCGAGGCGGTCGAGAACGGCGTCGTCCAGCGCCGGCATCTCGCCGTGGTCGGGCGGCCGGACCGGCCTTCGCCGGTGCTGCAGGCTAACATCACCTCGGTGAATCTGAACCCCTACTGGACGGTGCCGACCTCGATCGTGAAGGCCGACATCATCCCCCATATGCGCAAGGAGCCCGACTTCGTCGCGAAGTCGAACATGAAGCTGCTCGGCGCGGAAAACCGCGAGATCGATCCGGCCACCGTCAAATGGGCGAGCCTGACCTCGCCCTATTTCACGGTGCGGCAGGATTTCGGCCCCACCAATGCACTCGGCCAGCTCAAGATCGACATGCCCAATAGCGAGGCGGTCTATATGCACGACACGCCGAAGAAGAGCCTGTTCCGCAACGATGTCCGCTTCAACTCGTCGGGCTGCGCCCGCATCGAGGGCGTGCGCGATCTCGCCGCCTGGCTGCTCGAAGGCACGGAGTGGACGCAGAGCGCGATCGAGGCCGAGATCGCCAAGAACGAGCGCAAGGACATCCGGCTGAAGAAGTCGGTTCCTGTCGCCTGGGTCTATCTCACCGGCTGGCAGAGTGGCGACGGTTTGATCCAGTTCCGCGAGGACATTTACGGGCTCGACACGCCGCAAGGCATCGTCACCTCGACGATCCAGGCGCGCAAGCCCAAGCCCAAGACGCCTCCCACGGTTCCCGTCCAGAAGCTCGAGGCCAAGCCCGCAGTAGCGGCGCCTGTGAAGCCCGTGGCAGCGAAGCCGGCTCCCGCGAAGACGGCGACCGCCATCAACTGAGGGGCTACAGCATCAGATCGAATATCGGATTCGGACTGATGCTGCAGCGCTTCGCCTATGCATCGGCTTGCCCCGAAAACCGGTTCCCACTTTTCGGGCCGATGCTCTATGGCGCGGCCAGGATCGCCATCACGGCGCTGATCGCCTGCCGGCGCGCCTCCGGATTCGTGCCGATCGTGACCTTGCCGTCCGGGCGCTGCGAGAAGGCGGCGTTGCGCTCGCGCAGCGGCAGGTCGGGATGGTCGAAATCATGATAGGCGCCGGCAAAGCCGGTGAACTGCGCGCCGCCGCGCTGCGCCAATTCCTGGCAGGGGGCGGCCGGCGTCCAATCGTCGGCGAGCCCCTGCAGGATCGTGGTCGGCACCTTGGCGCTCCAGCCGCGCTTCAAGATCACGCGGCAGCCCGGATAGAAGGCGATCGCCTTGCCAAACCCGCCAGCGCCGGCTGCAGCGGCGTCGCCGGCGACGCGCAGCGCCGTCGAGCCGCCATTCGACCAGCCGATCAGGCTGGGGCGCCCGGCCGCGACGAAGGGCTGCTGCGCCAGCCAGTCGCTCGCGCCGAAGGCGTCCTTGGCGCGCCCGGCCGGGGTCAGCGCGCGGTCGCGGTCATTGCAGAGCGAGGATAATCCGCGCGGGCGAAAACTGTCGGGCAGTAGCACGGCGTAACCGGCGGCGTTGAGGCGCTGGCTCCAGTCGGTCTCACGCGCATTCATCTTGCCGGAGCGGGTCCAGAGGCCGGCGCAGCCATGCATGGCGACGACAGTCGGGAAGGGGCCCGCGCCCGCCGGCTTGGCGAGCCAGCCCGTCAGGAGGGTGCCGTCGCGCGAGGTGAAACTGACCTGCTCCATTGCGAATGCCGAGCCGGCGAGAACCAGACTGGCAGGACCAAAGAGGAGGGTGCTGGCGAAAAGAGCGGTCCGAAGCAGCGGCGTCATGGAACGGAAGCCTCCTGAAGGCGCAAGGCGGGCGGGCCAAAGAAAAAACGCCGCGATCCCGGGGATCGCGGCGTCGATTTGATGGCCGGCCGAGACGAACTCAGTTCAGCTTGGCCTTGACCTCTTGCAGGCCGGTCGAGAAGGCGGCTTCGCCGGCCTTCCCGGCCATCTGCCCACGCAGGATGGCCTCGGCGGCGCGGGTGGCTGCCTCGGCGGCGGCGGCGCGAACCTCGGCCTCGGCCTGGATCTCGGCCTGAGCGATCTTGTCCTCCGCCGATTTGGTGCGGCGGGTGACGAACTCGCTCAGCTTGGTCTCTGCTTCGGCGGCGAGACGCTTGGCCTCGTCATTGGCCGCGGCGATGATGCTGGCGGCCTCCGCTTCGGCGGCCTTGCGCTTGGCTTCGTATTCGGCGAGCAGCTTTTCGGCTTCCTGCCGCAAGCGACGGGCCTCGGCCAGTTCGCGGGCGACCATCTCGCCACGCGAATCGAGCGCGGCCGTGATTTTCTTGTGCACGCCGAATTTGGCGAGCAAGCCCAGGAAGATGACGAAGGCGACGCCGACCCAGAAGGTATCCATCTGATCTCTCCTCAGCCCTGCGCCAGGGCCTGATCGACCGCGTCGGACGCCTCAGCCGTGCTGGGGGCCTGACCCGTCAACTTGGTCACGATCGCGATCGCGACTTCGCTGCCGAGGCCGCGGACATTGGACATCGCCTTCGACTTGGTGCTGGCGATGGCGGCTTCCGCCTTGTCGAGCTTGGCGGTGAGTTCGGCCTCGACCGAGCGGCGACGCTCGTCCGACGCCTTGGCGCCGGCGTCGCGGGAAGCCTGCGCGATCGACTGCGCGTTCTTACGGGCTTCCGTGAGGGCCTTCTCATAGGCCTGGGAGGTTTCCTCGGCCTTCGCCTGCATCTCTGCGGCCTGGTCGAGATCGCGCGAGATCGTGTTCGCCCGCTCTTCCAGGATGGCGCCGACACGCGGCAGGGCGACCCTCGACATCAGCCAGTAGAGGGCTCCAAACGTGATCGCCAGCCAGAAGAGCTGTCCGGCGAAGGTCTTGGCGTCGAAGGGCGGGAAGGAGGCCTTGGCGCCGTGCTCTGCCGCGGCCTGGGCCGCACCGGCCGCGAGCAGGGCAGCGGAAGCCACCAGTCCTCGTCCGAAGACAGTTGCAGAACGAAGCGGCATGGCAATGCCTTTCAGCCGGAAGAGCAGTGATGCCGGCACTCCGGCGCCGCGAGACGCGCCGGAGTTCGACAAGGCGACGTAAGATGCGTGCGTCAGAGCACGAACATCAGGACGAGCGCGACGACGAAGCAGAAGATGCCCAGACCTTCCGCGAGCGCCGCGCCGATGAAGGCGCGACCGAACTGGCCGTCGGCGGCCGAAGGGTTGCGCAGCGCGCCCGAGAGGAAGTTGCCGAAAATGCTGCCGACGCCGATGGCGGCGAGGCCCATTCCGAGGCAGGCGAGGCCAGCGCCGAGATACTTGGCTGCAACAGGATCCATAGTCTTTCTCCGGTGTGAAAAGCTTGAGCGGGTGGGTGAACTCTCGCGATCTCGGCTCTGGGCTCAGTGGCCCGGATGCAGAGCATCGTTGAGATAGACGCAGGTCAGGATCGCGAAGACATAGGCCTGCAGGAAAGCGACGAGGAACTCGAGCGCGGTGAGCGCGATGGCGAGCAGCAGCGGCAGCGGCGCGATGACATAGCCGAGCACGCCGGCGCCCGTGGTCAGCGCGACGACGAAGCCGCCGAAGACCTTGAGTGCGATATGGCCGGCCAGCATGTTGCCGAACAGGCGCAAGGAGAGCGAGATCGGCCGCGAGACGAAGGAGACCGCCTCGATCAGCACCATGAAGGGCAGCAGCCAGCCGGGAACGCCCGACGGCACGAACAGGCCGAAGAAATGGCTGCCATGCTTGACGATGCCATAGACCAGCACGACGCCGATGACGAGGAAGGCGAAGGCGGCGGTGACGATGATGTGGCTGGTGACGGTGAAGGAGCTCGGGACCATGCCGAGCAGGTTCGCCGTCAGCACGAACATGAAGAGCGAGAAGACGAAGGGGAAGAAGCGCATGCCGTCCTTGCCCATCACGCCTGTGACGGTCGAGGCGACGAATTCATAGGCGATCTCGGCGAGCGACTGCAGGCGGCCGGGCACGGTGGCGCGCTGGCTCGAGCCATAGATCATGACCAGCGAGACGACGCCCACGATCAGGACCATCAGCAGCGAGGAATTGGTGAACGACAGGTCGAGCCCGAAGGGGCGCAGGCCCACGATCGGATGGATCTCGAATTGGTGGATCGGATCGATTCCGCCGCCAGCCGCCATGTCTCAAGCCCCTCGTCGCGCAGCCAGCCTGGCTGCCTCTTCGGTTATTTCTTCGCCGCGTCGTCCTGAGACCCTGAGGTCGGACGCACGCCGAGCCGATAAGCGGAACGGAAACCGGCGATGGTGCCGAGCGCCAGAAAGGCGATCAGCAGGAACGGAGACGTTCCGAGCCACCGGTCTCCGAGGAACCCGAGAAGGGCGCCCGCGATGATGCCGCCTGCGAGATCGGTTGCTGCGCGAAACCCGGATGACATCGCGCCCGCAAGCGCCTTGTCCTTCCCAGCCGGACTTGCGCCCGGCTTTTCGCTCTCCTCTGCCCGCCCGATGGCGGTCTTCAAAGAGTCCAGTCTTGCGCGCAACTCCGTATCTGAGGCGCTTTTGTCAGGTTCCGACATGGCGATGATCCCTCCCTGATCGTGAAATGGCCACGATCCAGCAAAAAATCACCCTATCCCTGTCCAGACCCGCGCATCGAGCCGTCGTCAGCACGGCCTCCTTTATTGCCCGGTCCCCGCCCTGTCAAGGCAGGGCAAAGTGGCTTAAGGTATTGGAATATTTATAAATTCAGGCGAGATGCGACATTCTTGCCGCATTGCCGCGTCGATTGTGGCAATTTTTCAACCGGCCTCGCGGATGCGTTCGGCGGTCGCGAGGTCGACGGAGACCATCTGGCTGACGCCGCGCTCGGCCATGGTGACGCCGAAGAGCCGGTCCATCCGGGCCATGGTGATCGGGTTGTGGGTGATCAGGATGAAGCGCGTCTGCGTATGCCGCGCCATCTCGTCGAGCAGGTCGCAATAGCGCTCGACATTGGCGTCGTCGAGCGGCGCATCGACCTCGTCGAGCACGCAGATCGGCGAGGGGTTGGTCAGGAACACGGCGAAGATCAGCGCGGTCGCGGTCAGGGCCTGCTCGCCGCCCGAGAGCAGCGTCATCACTTGCGGCTTCTTGCCGGGCGGGCGGGCGAAGATTTCCAGCCCCGCCTCCAGCGGGTCCTCGGAATCGACCAGCTTCAGCTCGGCCGTGCCGCCGCCGAACAGCACGCTGAACAGGCGCTGGAACTGCTCGTTGACGATCTCGAAGGCGGCGAGCAGGCGCTCGCGCCCCTCGCGGTTCAAGGCGCCGATCGCCTGGCGCAGGCGCCGGATCGCCTCGCTCAGATCGTCGCGCTCGCCCGTCATGCCCTCGCGCTTGGCCTTGATCTCGGAGAGCTCGTCCTCGGCGCGCAGATTGACCGCACCGAGCCGCTCGCGCTCGGCCTTGAGGCCGGCGAGGCGGCTTTCGACCGCGCCTTGCGCGGGCAGGTCCTCGCCGGGCTTCAGCCCCGTCAGCCCCTGCAGTTCGGCCAGCGTCGTCTCCAGCCCGTCCTCGATCTGGCGCGCCACGTCGGAGACGCGCTGGCGGGCGGCCTCGAGCCTGGCCTCGGCGGACGCGCGCAATTCGCGCGCACCGGCCAGGCCTTCGAGCCCGGCCCGCGCCTGGCGATCGGCCTCGGCCAGGGCTGTTTCCGCCTTGGCGAGGCTGTCGGCCGCCTCGCGCCGGCCAGCCTCGGCGGTTTCGATCTCGGCGACGATTCGGCGGCGCTCGACCAGGAAGGTGTCGGGCGCCTCCAGCAGCGCCTTCTGCTCGGCTGAGACCGTCTCGATGCGGCGCCTGGTTTCCTCGGCCGTCTGGCTGGAGGTGGCGGCGCGCTGCTGCCAGGCCGTGACATCCTGCGCGATGGCGGCGCGCCGCTTTTGGCGCAGCTCCGCCTCGCGCGCCAGGGTCTGGACCCGCGCCCGCGCATCGGAAGCCGCGACGCGCCGTTCGCCCAGCTCGACGCGCGCCTTCAGCAGCACGGTTTCGAGATCGGTCAATGGCGAGAGTGCAGCGAAGGCCTCGTCATGGCCGGCTACCTGCGCCGTCGCCTCAGTGATGGTCTGGCCGAGACGCTCGATCGCCTCGCTCAGCGCCGAGCGCCTTGCGGCCG
Coding sequences:
- a CDS encoding AtpZ/AtpI family protein — translated: MSEPDKSASDTELRARLDSLKTAIGRAEESEKPGASPAGKDKALAGAMSSGFRAATDLAGGIIAGALLGFLGDRWLGTSPFLLIAFLALGTIAGFRSAYRLGVRPTSGSQDDAAKK
- a CDS encoding F0F1 ATP synthase subunit C; translation: MDPVAAKYLGAGLACLGMGLAAIGVGSIFGNFLSGALRNPSAADGQFGRAFIGAALAEGLGIFCFVVALVLMFVL
- a CDS encoding F0F1 ATP synthase subunit A, which produces MAAGGGIDPIHQFEIHPIVGLRPFGLDLSFTNSSLLMVLIVGVVSLVMIYGSSQRATVPGRLQSLAEIAYEFVASTVTGVMGKDGMRFFPFVFSLFMFVLTANLLGMVPSSFTVTSHIIVTAAFAFLVIGVVLVYGIVKHGSHFFGLFVPSGVPGWLLPFMVLIEAVSFVSRPISLSLRLFGNMLAGHIALKVFGGFVVALTTGAGVLGYVIAPLPLLLAIALTALEFLVAFLQAYVFAILTCVYLNDALHPGH
- a CDS encoding F0F1 ATP synthase subunit B'; the encoded protein is MASAALLAAGAAQAAAEHGAKASFPPFDAKTFAGQLFWLAITFGALYWLMSRVALPRVGAILEERANTISRDLDQAAEMQAKAEETSQAYEKALTEARKNAQSIAQASRDAGAKASDERRRSVEAELTAKLDKAEAAIASTKSKAMSNVRGLGSEVAIAIVTKLTGQAPSTAEASDAVDQALAQG
- a CDS encoding dienelactone hydrolase family protein yields the protein MTPLLRTALFASTLLFGPASLVLAGSAFAMEQVSFTSRDGTLLTGWLAKPAGAGPFPTVVAMHGCAGLWTRSGKMNARETDWSQRLNAAGYAVLLPDSFRPRGLSSLCNDRDRALTPAGRAKDAFGASDWLAQQPFVAAGRPSLIGWSNGGSTALRVAGDAAAAGAGGFGKAIAFYPGCRVILKRGWSAKVPTTILQGLADDWTPAAPCQELAQRGGAQFTGFAGAYHDFDHPDLPLRERNAAFSQRPDGKVTIGTNPEARRQAISAVMAILAAP
- a CDS encoding ATP F0F1 synthase subunit B (Produces ATP from ADP in the presence of a proton gradient across the membrane. Subunit B is part of the membrane proton channel.), translated to MDTFWVGVAFVIFLGLLAKFGVHKKITAALDSRGEMVARELAEARRLRQEAEKLLAEYEAKRKAAEAEAASIIAAANDEAKRLAAEAETKLSEFVTRRTKSAEDKIAQAEIQAEAEVRAAAAEAATRAAEAILRGQMAGKAGEAAFSTGLQEVKAKLN